Proteins from a genomic interval of Caulobacter rhizosphaerae:
- a CDS encoding glycoside hydrolase family 2 protein yields MRTIGNFLRLLILALALGGHATAATRLDLDGAWRFRTDSKGEGLSAGWTTGPPEGARAVTVPHTWNLGQDQAFDGVGWYFKTFVLPEGLTDRHVELNFGGTFYKSRIFVNGVEAGAHEGGFTAYHLDVSKLVRPGENRIAVAIDNRPGLATIPGYAMRLQASGNVWYDWWRNGGILRDVWLSVADGGLIRQQTITQQLSADRATAVTRVRVENVDAETRAYRLTAAIEDPDGRVVGRAEQTLRVAASGAAEPSLSFTVERPQLWNVGAAKLYRLSVQLRDEDGRLLDERTDTIGFRKIEIKDRKLYVNSRAVRLTGMTRHQDSPWEGQAESAGTIRQDWNDLAALHVTLTRPVHYPQPQAVLEEADRQGVLLVPEIPIWQMNEAQLADPRLLPLAKRQMDEMIAEAGNHPSVLAWSVMNESDASKPGGLAFFRAMKAHINALDPGRFVTFADSDVSIAPWKPAQALREADFIMANAYFGTWSGGAGSVEPWLDFFDKAYPDKMLIISEFGWPGPFSADPKTADAARVENLRGQMAAFEKRSFVGGAIFWTYQDYHSNRNLYAGSVDGYVDHGVVDEYRQRKPSYAAWEHRNRALDVSVSWTVGEGGLKGFTAKVAPSAAGTLPSYPLIGQRVRWKALDQNGAVVGESPPTDIDLGAPAIVTGAWDKPVDGVVRLTLDVLTLTGVRSGGETAEYRPFKLGSAPFPPDPAQLSSNPAVH; encoded by the coding sequence ATGAGGACGATTGGCAATTTTCTACGCCTGCTGATCCTCGCCTTGGCTTTGGGCGGCCATGCCACCGCCGCTACGCGGCTCGATCTCGACGGCGCCTGGCGCTTTCGCACTGACTCGAAAGGAGAGGGGCTCTCCGCTGGCTGGACCACCGGGCCGCCCGAGGGCGCACGGGCGGTTACCGTGCCCCACACCTGGAACCTGGGCCAGGACCAGGCCTTTGATGGTGTCGGCTGGTATTTCAAAACCTTCGTCCTGCCCGAAGGCCTGACGGACCGGCACGTCGAGCTCAATTTCGGCGGAACCTTCTATAAGAGCCGGATCTTCGTGAACGGCGTCGAAGCCGGCGCCCACGAAGGCGGCTTCACAGCTTATCATCTGGATGTCAGCAAGCTGGTCCGGCCCGGCGAGAACAGGATCGCCGTGGCCATCGACAATCGGCCGGGCCTAGCCACCATCCCGGGTTACGCCATGCGGCTCCAAGCCTCGGGCAACGTCTGGTACGACTGGTGGCGCAACGGCGGTATCCTGCGCGACGTCTGGCTGAGCGTGGCTGACGGGGGATTGATCCGTCAACAGACGATCACCCAGCAGCTGTCCGCTGACCGTGCGACGGCGGTCACTCGGGTGCGGGTCGAAAACGTCGATGCGGAGACACGCGCCTATCGCCTGACCGCCGCGATCGAGGATCCGGACGGCCGCGTCGTGGGCCGCGCCGAACAGACGCTGCGGGTAGCGGCGAGCGGTGCGGCCGAGCCGTCGCTGAGCTTCACGGTCGAGCGACCTCAGCTGTGGAACGTCGGCGCGGCCAAGCTCTATCGCCTGTCGGTGCAGTTGCGCGACGAGGATGGGCGGCTGCTGGACGAACGGACGGATACGATCGGCTTCCGCAAGATCGAGATCAAGGACCGCAAACTGTACGTGAACAGCCGGGCCGTGCGCCTGACCGGCATGACCCGCCACCAGGACTCCCCATGGGAGGGGCAGGCCGAGAGTGCGGGCACGATCCGCCAGGACTGGAACGACCTCGCGGCGCTGCACGTCACCCTGACCCGGCCGGTGCACTATCCGCAGCCGCAGGCCGTGCTAGAGGAGGCCGACCGCCAGGGCGTGCTGCTGGTCCCGGAAATCCCGATCTGGCAGATGAACGAGGCCCAACTGGCCGATCCGCGCCTGCTGCCGCTGGCCAAGCGCCAGATGGATGAGATGATTGCCGAGGCTGGCAACCATCCCAGCGTCCTGGCCTGGAGCGTGATGAACGAGAGCGACGCCTCCAAGCCTGGCGGCCTGGCGTTCTTCCGGGCCATGAAGGCGCACATCAACGCGCTGGATCCCGGCCGCTTCGTGACCTTCGCGGACTCAGACGTGTCGATCGCGCCCTGGAAGCCGGCCCAGGCGCTGCGCGAGGCCGACTTCATCATGGCCAACGCCTATTTCGGCACCTGGAGCGGCGGGGCCGGCTCGGTGGAGCCATGGCTGGACTTCTTCGACAAGGCCTATCCCGACAAGATGTTGATCATCTCGGAGTTCGGCTGGCCGGGCCCGTTCTCGGCCGATCCGAAGACGGCCGACGCGGCGCGTGTCGAGAACCTGCGGGGCCAGATGGCGGCGTTCGAGAAGCGGTCTTTCGTGGGCGGCGCGATCTTCTGGACCTACCAGGACTACCACTCCAACCGGAACCTCTATGCCGGGTCGGTCGATGGCTATGTGGACCACGGCGTCGTCGACGAGTATCGGCAGCGCAAGCCGTCCTACGCGGCCTGGGAACACCGCAACCGCGCGCTCGATGTGTCGGTGTCCTGGACGGTGGGCGAGGGCGGTCTCAAGGGCTTCACCGCCAAGGTTGCGCCGAGCGCGGCCGGGACCCTGCCGTCCTATCCGTTGATCGGCCAGCGGGTTCGCTGGAAGGCCCTGGACCAGAACGGCGCGGTGGTCGGAGAAAGTCCGCCGACGGATATTGATCTCGGGGCTCCGGCGATCGTGACGGGCGCCTGGGACAAGCCGGTGGACGGCGTCGTCCGTCTCACCCTTGATGTCCTGACCTTGACCGGCGTCCGCTCGGGCGGGGAGACGGCCGAATATCGACCCTTCAAGCTGGGCTCGGCGCCGTTCCCGCCCGATCCCGCGCAGCTTTCCAGCAATCCGGCGGTGCATTGA